Proteins from one Telopea speciosissima isolate NSW1024214 ecotype Mountain lineage chromosome 1, Tspe_v1, whole genome shotgun sequence genomic window:
- the LOC122642243 gene encoding protein mago nashi homolog, which yields MAGEDNGEFYLRYYVGHKGKFGHEFLEFEFRPDGKLRYANNSNYKNDTMIRKEVFLTPAVLKECRRIIAESEIMKEDDNNWPEPDRVGRQELEIVMGNEHISFTTSKIGSLVDVQSSKDPEGLRIFYYLVQDLKCFVFSLISLHFKIKPI from the exons atgGCAGGGGAAGACAACGGTGAGTTCTATCTACGGTACTACGTAGGGCACAAAGGAAAGTTTGGACATGAGTTCTTGGAGTTCGAGTTTCGCCCCGATGGGAAGCTTCGTTATGCCAACAACTCTAACTACAAGAACGACACTATGATTCGGAAGGAAGTTTTCCTCACCCCTGCTGTTCTTAAGGAATGTCGCAGAATCATTGCTGAAAGCGAG ATAATGAAGGAAGATGATAACAACTGGCCAGAACCCGACCGTGTTGGGAGGCAAGAGCTTGAGATTGTGATGGGGAATGAGCACATCTCTTTCACTACTTCGAAAATTGGGTCTCTTGTCGATGTTCAGAGCAGCAAAGATCCCGAAGGGCTTCGCATCTTCTATTACCTTGTCCaa GATCTTAAGTGTTTTGTGTTCTCTCTTATCTCTCTCCATTTTAAAATAAAGCCAATATAA
- the LOC122642237 gene encoding esterase OVCA2-like yields the protein MIGLSRGVLVASSANTDDSNSLTHVRFKFSNKPTTIETRRSPSQRPSDSSPLVIVYKNLNRRSSSFSGRRKRIFVLEEMGSMAKQELSEQRKLRFLCLHGFRTSGEIMKKQVHKWPKSVLEKMDLVFVDGPFPAEGKSDVEGIFDPPYYEWFQFDKDFTEYRNFDECLAYIEECIIKHGPIDGLMGFSQGAILSAALPGLQAKGIALGKVPKIKFLIVIGGAKFKLASVAENAYSAPVDCPSVHFLGETDFLKPHGITLLESFVNPVTIHHPKGHTVPRLDEKSLELMWSFLENIQNKLSDHESSSKEEERTAV from the exons ATGATTGGATTATCACGCGGTGTTCTTGTAGCTTCGTCGGCCAACACAGATGATTCCAACTCATTGACTCACGTTAGatttaaattttcaaataagCCCACAACCATTGAAACCAGAAGAAGTCCAAGTCAAAGGCCATCAGATTCTTCTCCACTTGTCATCGTCTATAAAAACCTTAATCGGAGATCCTCCAGCTTTAGTGGAAGACGGAAGAGAATTTTCGTTTTGGAAGAGATGGGTTCAATGGCAAAGCAAGAACTGTCCGAACAGAGGAAACTGAGATTTTTGTGTCTTCATGGCTTTAGAACGAGTGGTGAGATCATGAAGAAACAGGTCCACAAGTGGCCGAAATCGGTTCTGGAGAAGATGGATCTTGTTTTCGTCGATGGGCCTTTCCCTGCGGAAGGGAAATCTGATGTTGAAGGCATATTCGATCCTCCATATTACGAATGGTTCCAATTCGACAAA GATTTCACGGAGTACAGGAACTTCGACGAATGTCTCGCTTACATCGAAGAGTGCATAATCAAGCACGGACCTATTGATGGTCTCATGGGTTTCTCCCAG GGAGCAATTCTCTCCGCTGCTTTGCCAGGTCTACAGGCGAAG GGGATAGCTCTGGGGAAAGTTCCGAAGATAAAGTTTCTGATAGTAATTGGAGGAGCGAAGTTCAAATTGGCTTCAGTGGCGGAAAACGCTTATTCCGCTCCCGTTGACTGTCCCTCCGTCCATTTTCTTG GCGAGACGGACTTCTTGAAGCCACACGGTATTACATTGTTGGAGTCATTCGTCAACCCCGTAACGATTCATCATCCCAAGGGCCACACAGTGCCCAGGcttg ATGAGAAAAGCTTGGAGTTGATGTGGAGCTTCCTTGAGAACATTCAAAATAAGTTGTCTGATCATGAATCTTcctccaaagaagaagagaggacaGCAGTTTGA